Proteins encoded by one window of Polaribacter haliotis:
- a CDS encoding PASTA domain-containing protein codes for MSVFQFIKSKSFFIQIVIAVVGLLLFVFILKFWLGVTTNHDQKIQVPDLQKMSLEEVDRKLKEMNLDFKIIDSASYNPDYPKKSVIEQTPQAGDFVKEKRKIYLTLNPSKYRDITVPDLNGRTKRQASSQLRAMGLNVGTKFTYVNDIGKDVVRGLRHNGKIVNEGDKLPLNSIVELVLGDGNGR; via the coding sequence ATGAGTGTTTTTCAGTTTATAAAAAGTAAATCTTTTTTCATTCAAATTGTAATTGCTGTAGTTGGTTTATTACTATTTGTTTTTATATTAAAATTTTGGTTGGGTGTTACTACAAATCACGATCAGAAAATACAGGTTCCAGACTTGCAAAAAATGTCTTTGGAAGAAGTAGATAGGAAATTAAAGGAAATGAACTTAGATTTTAAAATAATCGATAGCGCAAGTTACAATCCAGATTATCCAAAAAAATCTGTAATTGAACAAACACCACAAGCTGGAGATTTTGTAAAAGAAAAACGTAAGATTTATTTGACGCTAAATCCGTCTAAATATAGAGATATTACTGTTCCAGATTTAAACGGACGTACAAAAAGACAAGCTTCTTCTCAGTTAAGAGCAATGGGTTTAAACGTTGGTACAAAGTTTACATACGTTAATGATATTGGTAAAGATGTAGTTCGTGGTTTGCGACATAATGGAAAAATAGTAAATGAAGGTGATAAATTGCCTCTAAATTCTATTGTAGAATTGGTTTTAGGTGATGGAAATGGAAGGTAG
- a CDS encoding D-alanine--D-alanine ligase, translated as MKKNIAIVMGGYSSEVNISLKSGSVVYKHLNKEKYNTFRVHILKEKWVALDKNNQEYIIDKNDFSFILNGKKINFDCVFNSIHGAPGENGQLLAYFNLLNLKHTSAPFYQMALTFNKRDTLSVVKAYGIKTATSIFLNKGDKIDENSIIEKVGLPCFIKPNNAGSSYGISKVYDKEAILPAIEKAYAEDSEILIESFLDGKEVSVGVIQYKGKTKVLPITEIVSENDFFDYEAKYEGKSQEITPARISPEEKENVEKVAKKVYEILNMSGFSRAEYIFVNNEPYFLEINTVPGLTEESILPQQAQVAGISLEKLFDNAIQEALNK; from the coding sequence ATGAAGAAAAATATTGCCATTGTTATGGGTGGTTATTCATCCGAAGTTAACATTTCGCTAAAAAGCGGTAGCGTTGTTTATAAACATCTAAACAAAGAGAAATACAATACTTTTAGAGTTCACATTCTAAAAGAAAAATGGGTTGCTCTAGATAAAAATAATCAAGAATATATAATTGATAAAAACGACTTTTCGTTTATTTTAAATGGAAAGAAAATTAATTTCGATTGTGTTTTTAACTCTATTCATGGGGCTCCAGGAGAAAATGGGCAATTATTAGCCTATTTTAATTTACTGAATTTAAAACATACTTCTGCCCCATTTTATCAAATGGCATTAACGTTTAATAAACGAGATACTTTAAGTGTTGTAAAAGCGTATGGAATTAAAACTGCCACTTCTATTTTCTTAAATAAAGGCGATAAAATTGACGAGAATTCCATCATAGAAAAAGTTGGTTTGCCATGTTTTATAAAACCAAATAACGCAGGTTCCAGTTACGGAATTTCAAAAGTTTATGATAAAGAAGCAATTTTACCAGCAATTGAAAAAGCATATGCAGAAGATTCAGAAATTTTAATTGAATCTTTTTTAGACGGAAAAGAAGTTTCTGTTGGTGTAATTCAATACAAAGGAAAAACGAAAGTTTTACCAATTACAGAAATAGTTTCCGAAAACGATTTTTTCGATTATGAAGCAAAATACGAAGGGAAATCTCAAGAAATTACGCCTGCAAGAATTTCTCCCGAAGAAAAAGAAAACGTAGAAAAAGTTGCTAAAAAAGTCTATGAAATTTTAAATATGTCTGGTTTTTCGAGAGCAGAATATATTTTCGTGAATAACGAACCATATTTCTTAGAAATAAACACAGTGCCTGGATTAACCGAAGAAAGTATTTTACCTCAACAAGCACAAGTTGCAGGAATTTCTTTAGAAAAATTGTTTGATAACGCAATTCAGGAAGCATTAAATAAATAA
- the coaD gene encoding pantetheine-phosphate adenylyltransferase, translated as MKRAIFPGSFDPITLGHFDIIERGVTLFDELIIAIGVNADKKYMFSLEERKKFIEDCFGHNPKIKVVTYKGLTVDFCQKNNVDFILRGLRNPADFEFEKAIAHTNRDLAPIETVFLLTAASTSYISSSIVRDVIRNNGDYTKLVPKPVRVK; from the coding sequence ATGAAAAGAGCAATTTTCCCAGGATCTTTTGATCCAATAACATTAGGCCATTTTGATATTATTGAAAGAGGAGTTACACTTTTCGACGAATTAATTATTGCTATTGGTGTGAATGCAGATAAAAAATATATGTTTTCTTTAGAGGAACGCAAAAAATTTATCGAAGATTGTTTTGGACACAATCCAAAAATTAAAGTGGTTACTTATAAAGGATTAACTGTAGATTTCTGCCAGAAAAACAATGTAGATTTTATTTTAAGAGGACTTAGAAATCCGGCTGATTTTGAATTTGAAAAAGCAATTGCACACACAAATAGAGATTTAGCACCTATTGAAACCGTATTTTTATTAACAGCTGCAAGTACTTCATATATTTCATCTTCAATTGTTAGGGACGTAATTAGAAATAATGGAGATTATACAAAATTAGTTCCAAAACCTGTTCGTGTAAAATAA
- a CDS encoding RluA family pseudouridine synthase, translating to MQEEQSQDLEKEELYEHYNFVASEGQEPLRVDKFLMNFIENATRNKVQQAAKAGNVLVNDVAVKSNHKVKPKDVVRVVLAYPPAENLLVAEDIPLDIIYEDDTVIVVNKSAGMVVHPGHGNYSGTLVNGLIHHIENLPTNSNERPGLVHRIDKDTSGLLVVAKTEFAMAHLSKQFFDRTTERLYYALVWGNIDEDEGRIEGNIGRSLKNRLQMDVFPNGDFGKHAVTHFKVLERLTYVTLVQCKLETGRTHQIRAHFKHIGHTLFNDERYGGDAILKGTTFTKYKQFVNNCFKVLPRQALHAKTLGFTHPKTGEFMQFNSDVPQDMIDCLEKWRTYSENSKDIELD from the coding sequence TTGCAGGAAGAACAGAGTCAAGATTTAGAGAAGGAAGAATTATACGAACATTATAATTTTGTTGCGAGTGAAGGACAAGAACCTTTACGTGTAGATAAGTTTTTAATGAACTTTATCGAGAATGCAACAAGAAATAAAGTACAACAAGCTGCAAAAGCTGGAAATGTTTTAGTGAATGATGTTGCTGTAAAATCGAACCATAAAGTAAAACCAAAGGATGTTGTTCGAGTTGTTTTAGCTTATCCACCAGCAGAAAATTTGTTGGTTGCAGAAGATATTCCTTTAGATATTATTTATGAGGATGATACTGTAATTGTTGTAAATAAATCTGCAGGAATGGTGGTACACCCAGGTCATGGAAATTATTCTGGAACTTTGGTAAATGGATTGATTCATCATATAGAAAATTTACCCACAAATTCGAATGAAAGACCAGGTTTGGTGCATAGAATTGATAAAGATACCAGTGGTTTATTAGTGGTTGCAAAAACGGAATTTGCAATGGCTCATTTATCGAAACAATTTTTCGATAGAACTACAGAGCGTTTATATTATGCATTAGTTTGGGGAAATATAGATGAAGATGAAGGTAGAATTGAAGGGAATATTGGTAGAAGTTTAAAGAATCGTTTGCAAATGGATGTTTTTCCAAATGGCGATTTTGGAAAACATGCAGTTACTCATTTTAAAGTATTAGAGAGATTAACTTACGTTACCTTAGTGCAATGTAAATTGGAAACAGGAAGAACGCACCAAATTAGAGCGCATTTTAAACATATTGGGCATACATTATTTAATGACGAACGTTATGGAGGAGATGCAATTTTAAAAGGAACTACGTTTACAAAATACAAACAATTTGTAAACAATTGTTTTAAAGTGTTGCCAAGACAAGCTCTGCATGCAAAAACTTTAGGTTTTACACACCCAAAAACGGGAGAATTTATGCAGTTTAATTCTGATGTTCCTCAAGATATGATAGACTGTTTAGAAAAATGGAGAACCTATTCCGAAAATTCTAAAGACATAGAATTAGATTAA
- a CDS encoding M14 family metallopeptidase — translation MKKLFLLTLLTLIFSCNNSSKSEVDFTTLFEKSEGKETPEYKDVISFYENLAEEYSEITIFSFGQTDSGEPLHLVIYNQEGIYNVEEITNSKKNRVLINNGIHPGESDGIDASMMFLRDIVQNDSLKKKYKNSLIAVIPVYNIGGALNRNSHTRANQNGPLEYGFRGNARNFDLNRDFIKQDTKNAAAFAEIFHTVNPDIFIDNHVSNGADYQYAITHLFTQHNKLGGNLGAFLENEMRPQMEKSLQEKDIIITPYVNVWGNTPEAGFSQFFDSPRYSTGYTTLFNTLGLMVETHMLKPYKIRVEQTYELMFSALDFGEVNSEKIKDLRSKAVEEILAKNTYPITYKVDRENPTTLQFKGYEATMIDSKVTNGKRLFYDTKKPFTKETKYYNNFLVDKEVTIPKAYILPQGWHQIIDRLEINNIELTYFDKDTIISVEVNHIADYKTRTAAYEGHYLHYNTTVEKSTKEIKFRKGDIYIPTNQNGVRYLLETLEAEATDSFFNWNFFDTVLQKKEGYSAYVFEDVAEKILAENPDIKNEFEDKMKNDDAFAKNSRIQLDFVYKNSPYYEPAHLVLPIFKVY, via the coding sequence ATGAAAAAACTGTTCCTTCTAACCCTTTTAACGCTTATATTTTCTTGCAATAATTCATCTAAAAGTGAAGTTGATTTTACAACTCTTTTCGAAAAATCTGAAGGAAAAGAAACTCCAGAATACAAAGATGTAATTTCTTTTTATGAAAATTTAGCAGAGGAATATTCAGAAATTACTATTTTTTCATTCGGGCAAACAGATTCTGGAGAACCTTTACATTTGGTAATTTACAATCAAGAAGGTATTTATAATGTTGAAGAAATTACAAATTCTAAGAAAAACCGCGTTTTAATAAATAACGGAATTCATCCTGGAGAATCAGACGGAATTGATGCTTCTATGATGTTTTTACGTGACATTGTGCAGAATGATTCTTTAAAGAAAAAATATAAAAACTCTTTAATTGCTGTAATTCCAGTATATAATATTGGTGGAGCTTTAAATAGAAATTCGCACACAAGAGCTAACCAAAATGGACCATTAGAGTATGGTTTTCGAGGAAATGCAAGAAATTTCGATTTGAATAGAGATTTTATTAAACAAGACACAAAAAATGCAGCTGCTTTTGCTGAAATTTTTCACACAGTAAATCCGGATATTTTCATAGACAATCATGTAAGTAATGGTGCAGATTACCAATATGCAATTACACATTTATTTACGCAACACAATAAATTAGGTGGCAATTTAGGGGCTTTTTTAGAAAATGAAATGCGTCCTCAAATGGAAAAATCACTACAAGAAAAAGACATTATAATTACGCCTTATGTAAATGTTTGGGGCAATACTCCAGAAGCTGGTTTTTCTCAATTTTTCGACTCTCCAAGATATTCAACTGGTTATACAACTTTGTTTAACACCTTAGGTTTAATGGTGGAAACACACATGTTAAAACCGTATAAAATTAGAGTAGAACAAACGTATGAATTAATGTTTTCTGCATTGGATTTTGGGGAAGTAAATTCAGAGAAAATTAAAGATTTACGCTCCAAAGCTGTTGAAGAAATTTTGGCTAAAAACACATATCCTATTACCTATAAAGTAGATAGAGAAAACCCAACCACTTTACAATTTAAGGGTTATGAAGCAACTATGATTGATAGTAAAGTAACCAATGGAAAACGTCTTTTTTACGACACAAAAAAGCCGTTCACAAAAGAAACAAAATACTACAACAACTTTCTTGTAGATAAAGAAGTTACCATTCCAAAAGCATATATTTTACCTCAAGGTTGGCATCAAATAATAGATAGATTAGAAATAAATAATATTGAACTTACATATTTCGATAAAGACACCATAATTTCTGTGGAAGTAAACCATATTGCAGATTATAAAACAAGAACTGCTGCTTACGAAGGGCATTATTTACATTACAACACAACAGTCGAAAAATCGACGAAAGAAATAAAATTTAGAAAAGGTGATATTTACATACCAACCAATCAAAATGGAGTTCGTTATTTACTAGAAACATTGGAAGCAGAAGCGACTGATTCCTTTTTTAACTGGAACTTTTTCGACACAGTTTTACAGAAGAAAGAAGGTTATTCTGCCTACGTTTTTGAAGATGTTGCAGAAAAAATATTGGCAGAAAATCCTGATATAAAAAATGAGTTTGAAGATAAAATGAAAAATGATGATGCTTTCGCCAAAAATTCAAGAATACAGTTAGATTTTGTTTATAAAAACTCACCTTATTACGAGCCAGCACATTTAGTTTTACCCATTTTTAAAGTTTATTAA